The Solanum lycopersicum chromosome 2, SLM_r2.1 DNA window AGCAAGATTCGAGTTTCACATAGATCATTAGCCGAAAAACAACTTAAACATAAGCGATAAGTGCTTACGTTCTCCCTCGAAAAAATCATAGTACAACAAGTGTATTTCACAACAATTCATATATCCCCTCCCTCCTATGCATCTACTCCCAACTCCAGAAGTAAAGTGTGGTTTACTTTATTCGCCACTGGACCAACAAATTGAATGGGACCTGTATTCACAAAACCACAAGAGATGGTGAGATTGAATGCTCCATTTTCCCccaaatatgtcatataataaGGTGAGCAGAATTATcgataataattaataactaatgCTGCTTCATAAACCAAGGTCAAACTCAACATACCTGGGTTAATGTATCGGTTGTTAAGAGCCCATTCTTCCCTCTTTGAAGCAAATTTCTTGAATGGAGCACCTGAATAAACATTCCAAGTTAGTTTTCTACTTGGTTGAACATGAATGGGTTGTAGTTGCGCTCTGTAAGAACAAACAGTTTTGATAGAAGTTATATTATATCCGAGAGTTCTAACCTTCAAGCTCAACCATAGCCTTCTTGATCACTGGCTTGAACTTGCCTGtataattgaaaaacatttagAGTATGAATTAGATGAAATGACGCAGCAAGGACATGTCTATTGTGTAGAAAATCAATGAAGGGAAGAACGAGTTGTTGTACCATGTCTCCTCTCTACGTCCATCAATGCAGTGAGTGCTGTTCCACCTACCGTCCATTCTTCAACAGGAGCAGCCAAATTACCAACCTATTACACAAGGAAAATCAAGAGTGAGTTAGCTGATGTATGAATTTTAGGATATTCAGAAATGAGTCGCACAGGTCCAAATAGTCACTAATCAGGAAAATATAACAATGCATCTAATAAAACAATTGGAACTAAACTATTTTATAGCAGAAGAAGCACATACCGATGATATCAACCCTGTCTTCCCACTTTGAAGCAGTGATCCTGCACCATACCCCAACGCGTAACAGTATGTAGAATCAAAATtggatggcaagccacaccttCCTTCATAACTGCAAAGTTTGACCAATTGTCAGTACTAAGACCTTATTTCGAATAATATAAAGTTATGGTATGACACAAACAGAAAGTAAAGCAATGAAAGATCGTGCAAGAAGAGTACCCAAAAAAGTGGGACTGTCCTTTAAATTGAGCATTATATGCACCCTTCTGCTTCCTCTGATCCAACTCAGTTTCAACCATTTGAATAAGCATTTTCTCAGTTTCAATTTTCGCAACCTGCAGAAATAACACTTGTTATCAAATTGTGTAGCACAGAGTAGAATCGACTTTGACCATGATCAATATTTACCTGGACATTGCCGTGTGGATCTCTCTCAAGAAGCAGTTGTTCCTGAATAGCTAGGGGCAACAACTCAAAGAGCTCAAGGCACTGGGGAGTAAGTTTCTTTTTCCAAACACCAGCTTCATCTACGACATCATGTGCCAATATTTCATTTAGTTCCGCAATGAGTTGCTGAACCTGCAAAACACCACTACGAAGTCGGAACACATACAACCAGTTTCCAAAAGGTTTACCAGTATAAGGTCAGAACTTTAATTGACTACATTAGGTTAAGTTATATGCTGTTTTACCTCAGGAATGAAATCTATAAGTCCTTCGGGAATGAGAATAACTCCATAATTGTAACCTGACTCTGCGCGCTTGCAGACCACATCAGCAATGTAATCCGTAACATTCTTAAGAGTCAGTTTCTTTGCAAATACCTGCCAAAATTTGACATGTTTGAGATATAGTTGGTTTTGAAGTTTGTTAACCAGTGGAATGTGATATAAGCATCGTATAACTACAGATTAGTGATCAAAAACTTCTTCACTTTCTCAATGGCGCATGCCAAAGCAATTTCACAGAATTAACTGCCTTTGTGTGCAGCTTAAATAATCTTGGTTTCTTTCCTCCttgcattttaaattttgtccCCAAGTTGTATGCATTAAGTAACAAGAGTAGACCACAAATCAACCCCCTACACCTCccaaaaaaacacatatttttctttccaaTGAACTTTAATTGCACTCTTGGATCGAGAGCATATTTGAAAGCAGAAGTGTAAACCTTTACAAATCACACCAAGAAATTTAAATCTACAACGTAGAGcaacattttctaaaaaatgatgCCCTCTTTTTTCAAGATAAGTACTCgtgtatttttcttatttgactaTAAACAAAGgtttatattttctcaaaaGATTTTTGGTGCAGAAGAGGAGTGCTAAAATTAAGAAAGATACCTCTTCTCCAATCAAAGTAACGTTTGGATGAGTTTGCAGAGCACACTCTAGAGTAATGTGTGAAGCAGCACGCCCCATGAGCCGCACAACTGTAATGAGTTAACAGACAAGGTTATGATATTTCAgatgtatgcaaagcaaatagAGAACTGAGCAGATAATAATTGCTCAAAGAAAACCACAATGAAGTACGATGAAGACCTTTTTTGTGACATTTGAACTGCAATACTTTTATGCCTTAACACAATTATATCTAATGAAGTCCACCAACATAATAGAATTTTCAGATACTAAATATACAAGAGCTATGATGGtttagtaaaaataaagttaagccttcttttattctttttctttttttgaatttatgagCAGTAGGGAAAATAAGTTCATATACAAACATCAGATGAACAGAAGGTGAAACTCAAACTGGTAGATATTGCAATTAGTAAAACATTAAAtgctagaaaaaaaaagtaaa harbors:
- the LOC101243849 gene encoding pyrophosphate--fructose 6-phosphate 1-phosphotransferase subunit beta-like, with the protein product MAAAALSLLNNGELASSVKSPGTGRYAAVYSEVQNSRLDHPLPLPSVLGSPFKVVDGPPSSAAGHPEEIAKLFPSLYGQPSVSLVPDDSGDVAMNQILKIGVVLSGGQAPGGHNVISGIFDYLQTHCKGSTMYGFRGGPAGVMKGKYVGLTPEFIYPYRNQGGFDMICSGRDKIETPEQFKQAEETAKKLDLDGLVVIGGDDSNTNACLLAENFRSKNLKTRVIGCPKTIDGDLKSKEVPTSFGFDTACKIYAEMIGNVMVDARSTGKYYHFVRLMGRAASHITLECALQTHPNVTLIGEEVFAKKLTLKNVTDYIADVVCKRAESGYNYGVILIPEGLIDFIPEVQQLIAELNEILAHDVVDEAGVWKKKLTPQCLELFELLPLAIQEQLLLERDPHGNVQVAKIETEKMLIQMVETELDQRKQKGAYNAQFKGQSHFFGYEGRCGLPSNFDSTYCYALGYGAGSLLQSGKTGLISSVGNLAAPVEEWTVGGTALTALMDVERRHGKFKPVIKKAMVELEGAPFKKFASKREEWALNNRYINPGPIQFVGPVANKVNHTLLLELGVDA